In Melitaea cinxia chromosome Z, ilMelCinx1.1, whole genome shotgun sequence, a single window of DNA contains:
- the LOC123668375 gene encoding uncharacterized protein LOC123668375 has translation MLMKETKEVYLRRQEEFKGGFFEIGGQKIYPIYDPPHLIKGIRNNLIIKNLEYNLNGRKRVAKWQHLVALYKKEPNYKGARFAPNLTARHVMPQLIPKMKVKFATQVFSRTVSIALGLAAETRRIPKECEDTADLLMFFDKLFDSVNGNYSKPKKGKIYRSAVKPHSPHQRLWRKSVPVLKTMKFVSGRAVVPSISSWIKTIESFQQIVIKLHSLGLKSLLLRNFNQDPLENFFGAIRAHGHGNIMPSCAAFEASYKALLLNNMVSSQSLGANCEEDDTFCLQNLKFLLSENITRPVSKSIELNMEHLELQLPNIDDLLKSDDPLDVEKCGAAAYCSGWLLSFLFKNVCTNCKECKRCLEGNSEEAYSKYIKLKKYSEKSILHYPSKELLEFFIQTENIAIKILQSHCHLENIALYIAMVATTLISTNFINCVQHKEHVVDILFKKSIQFFIFDWCKEINNILTGKNIIYDKNDPIKQLAYEHHLKTKLKKRQRQTREIVNV, from the exons ataataaaaaacttagaatataatttaaatggaagAAAGCGTGTTGCAAAGTGGCAGCATTTGGTggcattatataaaaaagagccAAATTATAAGGGTGCTAGATTTGCTCCAAACCTAACAGCACGACATGTGATGCCTCAGTTAATACCCAAAATGAAAGTCAAATTCGCCACACAGGTATTTAGTCGGACAGTCAGCATTGCTTTAGGGCTTGCAGCAG aaactAGAAGAATACCTAAAGAGTGTGAAGACACAGCTGACCTATTAATGTTTTTCGACAAATTATTTGACTCCGTAAATGGAAATTACAGCAAACCAAAAAAAGGCAAAATATACAGGTCAGCTGTTAAACCACACTCACCACACCAGAGGTTATGGAGAAAAAGTGTTCCagttttaaaaacaatgaaGTTTGTCAGTGGACGAGCTGTGGTGCCATCCATTTCTAGCTGGATCAAAACAATTGAATCTTTCCAGCAAATTGTCATAAAATTACACAGCCTGGGATTAAAATCCTTGctattaagaaattttaatcaaGACCCGCTCGAAAATTTTTTTGGAGCTATAAGAGCTCACGGGCATGGTAATATTATGCCCAGTTGTGCTGCATTTGAGGCATCGTACAAGgcattacttttaaataatatggtGTCAAGTCAATCTCTAGGTGCAAATTGCGAGGAGGATGATACCTTctgcttacaaaatttaaaatttttgctcTCTGAAAATATTACCAGGCCCGTGAGTAAAAGTATTGAATTAAATATGGAGCACTTGGAATTACAACTACCCAACATAGACGATTTGCTAAAAAGTGATGATCCACTGGATGTCGAAAAATGTGGGGCAGCGGCATACTGCAGTGGTTggcttttaagttttttatttaaaaatgtatgcacAAATTGTAAAGAGTGTAAACGATGTTTGGAGGGGAATAGTGAAGAAGCATAttcgaaatatataaaattaaaaaaatactcagaAAAATCTATTCTTCACTATCCCAGTAAAGAATTACTAGAATTTTTCATTCAAACAGAAaatatagcaataaaaatattacaaagtcATTGTCATTTAGAGAACATTGCATTGTATATTGCAATGGTGGCAACAACGCTCATctcaacaaattttattaattgtgtaCAACATAAAGAACATgttgttgatattttatttaaaaaaagtattcagttttttatatttgattggtgcaaagaaattaataatatattaactggaaaaaacataatttatgataaaaatgacCCAATAAAACAATTGGCATATGAGCaccatttaaaaactaaattaaaaaaaagacaaaggCAGACAAGAGAAATTGTAAATGTTtag